From Pseudomonas putida, one genomic window encodes:
- a CDS encoding fatty acid cis/trans isomerase: MVHRFLVGALALLLSSVALAQAPQSSAVISYTRDIQPIFTEKCVACHACNDAACQLKLESPEGAVRGATKVPVYQGERSKAVPTTRLFYDAHSEEQWRKKGFYSVLDSQGSQAALMARMLELGHKAPLTPNAKLPDDIVLGLERNNMCPLPHEFDAYAGAHPKEGMPLAVTGLTDKQYQTLQAWLAAGAPVEYQPIQPSAAEAKQIADWEELLNRPGSTEALVGRWLYEHLFLAHIHFVGGEQGHFFQWVRSRTPSGQPVDVIATRRPNDPPGTDFYYRLIPVQGVIVHKTHITYPMGPQKLKRVKQLFYAGDWHASALPGYGPRHRANPFETFEAIPAVARYQFMLDNAEYFVRTFIRGPVCRGQIATDVIRDNFWALFQEPAHDRYITDAAYRGQATPLLAMPGQIDDVGSVLNLWHAYRDKRNEYEKLRRQAYAEMPAPGWSTLWAGNDNALLSIFRHFDSASVTKGLVGDVPLTLWLFDYPLFERTYYQLAVNFDVFGNVSHQLQTRLYFDLIRNGAEVNFLRLMPADERGAMLSDWYQNGGKVKMWLDYEDIDTDTPSGIRLDPRDPKRDFGLKLLQRTGSLNAAPDPINRCQGAYCSRPQMNEEFRNVEQSLSRLVSRPAAGLKVIDQLPEATMLRIEGQGGQRQVYSLLRNRAHSNVAFLLGEAARYQPGLDTLTLYPGVLSSYPNFIFNIPAADVPEFVEDMEHARDDPARFERIVMRWGVRRSHPQFWRYFHDLSAYIKETQPLEAGVLDMNRYENL, from the coding sequence ATGGTGCATCGTTTTCTTGTCGGCGCTCTCGCGCTGCTGCTCAGCAGTGTCGCGCTCGCACAAGCCCCCCAATCGAGCGCGGTAATTTCCTACACCCGGGATATTCAACCGATTTTCACCGAGAAGTGCGTGGCCTGCCATGCCTGTAACGACGCTGCTTGCCAGTTGAAGCTGGAGAGCCCGGAAGGGGCTGTGCGCGGTGCAACCAAGGTACCGGTGTACCAGGGTGAAAGGAGCAAGGCAGTCCCGACCACGCGGCTTTTCTACGACGCGCACAGCGAAGAGCAGTGGCGCAAGAAGGGCTTCTATTCGGTGCTCGACAGCCAGGGTAGCCAGGCTGCGTTGATGGCCCGCATGCTGGAGCTGGGGCACAAGGCCCCGCTTACCCCCAACGCCAAGCTGCCCGACGACATCGTCCTGGGGCTTGAGCGCAACAACATGTGCCCATTGCCCCATGAGTTCGATGCCTACGCCGGCGCCCACCCCAAAGAGGGTATGCCACTGGCTGTCACCGGCCTGACCGACAAGCAATACCAGACCCTGCAGGCGTGGCTGGCGGCAGGTGCGCCGGTCGAGTATCAGCCCATTCAACCCAGCGCGGCCGAGGCAAAACAGATCGCCGACTGGGAAGAACTGCTCAATCGACCAGGCTCTACCGAGGCCTTGGTGGGGCGCTGGCTGTACGAGCACCTGTTCCTGGCGCACATCCATTTCGTCGGTGGCGAGCAGGGCCACTTCTTCCAGTGGGTGCGTTCGCGCACGCCCAGCGGCCAGCCGGTCGACGTGATTGCCACGCGTCGCCCCAACGATCCGCCGGGCACCGACTTCTATTACCGGTTGATTCCGGTGCAGGGCGTGATCGTGCACAAGACCCACATCACTTACCCGATGGGGCCGCAAAAGCTCAAGCGCGTGAAGCAGCTGTTCTATGCCGGTGACTGGCACGCCAGTGCGCTGCCAGGCTATGGGCCGCGCCACCGCGCCAACCCGTTCGAGACCTTCGAGGCGATCCCGGCGGTGGCGCGCTACCAGTTCATGCTGGATAACGCCGAGTACTTCGTCCGCACCTTCATTCGAGGGCCGGTGTGCCGTGGGCAGATCGCTACCGATGTGATTCGCGATAACTTCTGGGCGCTGTTCCAGGAGCCGGCGCACGACCGCTACATTACCGATGCCGCGTACCGTGGCCAGGCCACACCGTTGCTCGCCATGCCGGGCCAGATCGACGACGTGGGCAGTGTGCTCAACCTGTGGCATGCCTATCGTGACAAGCGCAACGAGTATGAAAAGCTGCGTCGCCAGGCCTACGCCGAAATGCCAGCGCCTGGCTGGTCGACCCTGTGGGCCGGCAACGACAATGCGCTGCTCAGCATCTTCCGCCACTTCGACAGCGCGTCAGTGACCAAGGGCCTGGTCGGCGATGTGCCGCTGACCCTGTGGCTGTTCGACTACCCGTTGTTCGAACGTACCTATTACCAGTTGGCGGTCAATTTCGATGTCTTCGGCAATGTCTCGCACCAGTTGCAGACGCGGCTGTATTTCGACTTGATCCGCAACGGTGCCGAGGTCAATTTCCTGCGCCTGATGCCGGCGGATGAGCGTGGTGCAATGCTCAGCGACTGGTACCAGAACGGTGGCAAGGTGAAGATGTGGCTCGACTATGAAGACATCGACACCGACACGCCAAGCGGCATCAGGCTCGACCCGCGCGACCCCAAGCGTGACTTCGGCCTCAAGCTGCTGCAACGCACCGGCAGCCTGAATGCCGCACCTGACCCGATCAACCGGTGCCAGGGTGCCTATTGTTCGCGGCCGCAGATGAACGAAGAATTCCGTAACGTCGAGCAGTCGCTCAGCCGCCTGGTATCTCGCCCGGCCGCAGGCCTGAAGGTGATCGATCAGTTACCGGAAGCCACGATGTTGCGCATCGAAGGGCAGGGCGGTCAGCGCCAGGTCTACAGCCTGCTGCGCAACCGTGCCCACAGCAATGTCGCGTTCCTGCTGGGCGAGGCCGCGCGCTACCAGCCGGGGCTCGATACCCTGACCCTGTACCCCGGGGTGCTCAGCAGTTACCCGAACTTCATCTTCAATATCCCGGCGGCGGATGTGCCAGAGTTCGTCGAAGACATGGAACATGCGCGCGATGATCCGGCCAGGTTCGAACGTATCGTCATGCGCTGGGGCGTGCGCCGCAGCCACCCGCAGTTCTGGCGTTACTTCCACGACCTGAGCGCCTATATCAAGGAAACCCAACCGTTGGAAGCCGGGGTGCTGGACATGAACCGCTACGAGAACCTCTGA